A single window of Chloracidobacterium thermophilum B DNA harbors:
- a CDS encoding arsenate reductase ArsC: MKKVLFLCTGNSCRSQMAEAIVNARYAGEWQAFSAGTRPAGYVHPKALAVLEEIGIRHAGRSKHADELQDQAFDLVVTVCDAAAGDCPVWLGSGRKLHHSFFDPAQTDDLADFRRVRDEMLAAIPTWLQNVQP; encoded by the coding sequence GTGAAAAAGGTGTTGTTTTTGTGTACCGGCAACTCCTGCCGCTCGCAGATGGCGGAAGCCATCGTCAATGCCCGGTATGCCGGTGAGTGGCAGGCGTTCAGCGCCGGCACCCGGCCTGCCGGCTACGTGCACCCCAAAGCCTTGGCCGTGCTGGAAGAAATCGGTATCCGGCACGCGGGGCGCTCCAAACACGCCGATGAGCTTCAGGATCAGGCCTTTGATCTGGTTGTGACCGTCTGTGACGCGGCCGCCGGAGATTGTCCGGTATGGCTGGGTTCGGGCCGGAAACTGCACCACAGCTTCTTTGACCCGGCCCAGACGGATGACCTGGCTGACTTTCGCCGCGTGCGCGACGAAATGCTGGCGGCCATTCCGACCTGGTTGCAGAACGTCCAGCCGTGA
- a CDS encoding DciA family protein, translating to MEPLARLLPELIRLSNGQPEVLSAACCAAWALSVGDATLRASRAVALTDRTLTVAVQDARWKRQLEVLAPQILFRLNGLLRQPLVTRIHIIVDRKFVAAENRRPAPAALPPVTLPTELVESASVIRDEALRAQFLRLAAACFARDRLAEGS from the coding sequence GTGGAACCTCTCGCGCGACTTCTCCCAGAGCTGATCCGGCTGTCCAACGGGCAGCCGGAAGTGCTTTCGGCGGCCTGCTGCGCGGCCTGGGCGCTGTCGGTCGGCGACGCCACGCTGCGGGCCAGCCGGGCGGTGGCGCTGACCGACCGCACGTTGACCGTTGCCGTCCAGGACGCCCGCTGGAAACGCCAGCTCGAAGTGCTCGCCCCTCAGATTCTGTTTCGGCTCAACGGTCTGCTGCGGCAACCGCTTGTGACCCGGATTCACATCATTGTGGACAGAAAGTTCGTGGCGGCTGAAAACCGGCGGCCGGCTCCGGCAGCCCTGCCGCCCGTCACCCTCCCGACAGAGCTGGTGGAGAGTGCCAGCGTCATCCGCGATGAAGCTTTACGCGCCCAATTCCTGCGGCTGGCCGCAGCCTGCTTTGCCCGTGACCGTCTGGCGGAAGGCTCCTGA
- the hslU gene encoding ATP-dependent protease ATPase subunit HslU has protein sequence MVIYLPGTVEDTPRLDDLTPRQIVQELDKYVVGQAAAKRAVAIALRNRIRRQKLPPDLAQDVIPKNIIMIGSTGVGKTEIARRLARLANSPFLKVEASKFTEVGYVGRDVESIIRDLVDIAIDLVREEKIAEIGEKARQNAEERLLDILLPTRRDSEAAAPEDEAAFQRTREKLRQQLREGRLDNRLVEIEVKERGFPSGIEIITPQGIEEMDINLRDMLPGMFPGTRTKVRNMSVREAVEYLTQEEEQKLVDMDQVARLAVERVEESGIVFLDEIDKIAGRENSNGPDVSREGVQRDILPIIEGTTVNTRYGMVRTDHILFIAAGAFHVSKPSDLIPELQGRFPIRVNLDPLTKEDFKRILTEPRNSLIRQYVALLETEGVTLEITEDAIEAVADFAYTVNQNTENIGARRLHTVMEKVLDEVSFMAPDLEDKHFRVDAEYVRKVLADIVQDEDLSKYIL, from the coding sequence ATGGTCATTTACCTCCCCGGCACGGTTGAAGACACGCCTCGCCTCGATGATCTGACGCCCCGCCAAATTGTTCAGGAACTCGACAAGTACGTTGTCGGTCAGGCCGCTGCCAAGCGGGCTGTAGCCATTGCCCTGCGCAACCGCATCCGCCGCCAGAAGTTACCGCCTGACCTGGCACAGGATGTCATTCCGAAGAACATCATCATGATTGGCTCGACCGGCGTGGGCAAAACCGAAATTGCCCGGCGTCTGGCGCGTCTGGCCAACTCGCCGTTTCTGAAGGTCGAAGCCTCGAAGTTTACCGAAGTCGGCTACGTCGGGCGCGATGTGGAATCCATCATCCGCGATCTCGTGGACATTGCCATTGACCTCGTGCGGGAGGAAAAGATTGCGGAAATCGGGGAAAAGGCCCGCCAGAACGCCGAGGAACGGCTGCTGGACATCCTGCTCCCAACCCGCCGTGACAGTGAGGCCGCCGCGCCGGAGGATGAAGCCGCCTTCCAGCGGACGCGCGAAAAACTCCGCCAGCAGTTGCGTGAAGGCCGGCTCGACAACCGGCTTGTGGAAATCGAGGTCAAGGAACGTGGTTTTCCCTCCGGCATCGAAATCATCACGCCCCAGGGCATCGAGGAAATGGACATCAACCTGCGGGACATGCTGCCGGGTATGTTTCCAGGAACGCGCACGAAGGTGCGCAACATGTCCGTACGGGAGGCCGTAGAGTACCTGACCCAGGAGGAAGAGCAAAAACTGGTGGACATGGATCAGGTGGCGCGCCTCGCTGTCGAGCGCGTCGAGGAATCCGGTATCGTGTTTCTGGATGAAATTGACAAGATTGCCGGCCGCGAAAACAGCAATGGCCCCGATGTTTCCCGCGAAGGCGTCCAGCGCGACATCCTGCCCATCATCGAAGGCACGACGGTCAACACGCGCTACGGCATGGTGCGGACGGACCACATCCTGTTCATTGCCGCCGGGGCCTTTCACGTCTCGAAACCCTCGGACCTCATCCCGGAGCTTCAGGGACGTTTTCCCATCCGCGTCAATCTCGATCCCCTGACCAAGGAAGACTTCAAACGGATTCTGACCGAGCCGCGCAACTCACTCATCCGGCAGTACGTTGCCCTGCTCGAAACGGAAGGCGTCACGCTTGAGATCACCGAAGATGCCATTGAAGCCGTCGCCGACTTTGCCTACACCGTCAATCAGAACACCGAAAACATCGGTGCCCGCCGGCTGCACACGGTGATGGAAAAGGTGCTTGATGAGGTGTCCTTCATGGCGCCCGACCTGGAAGACAAGCACTTCCGCGTGGATGCCGAATACGTCCGCAAGGTTCTGGCCGACATCGTGCAGGATGAAGACCTCAGCAAGTACATCCTCTGA
- a CDS encoding fibronectin type III domain-containing protein: MKTSASTSSDGELQPHLGWRQTVRLWLAWSGLLLALGSAGCAKVGPPVPPPRFTLAAAGEPTATQYGDQIVVRFVATDRAARADILRRIEPRNAPLALPEDRFVQDARLIGSLTGQELSSGAGPAYADAFDPQDTSWKDKRIRYAIRLVDARGRPSPLSGYALVYPALSVAQPPRDLQAAVTQEAIRLQWQPPEQNLDASPATEVRFNVYRRAAGSAVESRRNSAPLPTPQFAETDFTFGEEYEYVVRAVSYVQGAPVESRPSPALRVRPVDTFPPAAPTNVTGASAAGIVNLFFPSSPEKDLRGYIIYRRERGTNDPPTRLTPTPIQRTTFQDLTGVRGRVYLYFVTAVDVFGNESERSQPVEVEVVP, from the coding sequence ATGAAGACCTCAGCAAGTACATCCTCTGACGGGGAGTTGCAGCCCCACTTGGGCTGGCGGCAGACCGTCCGGCTCTGGCTGGCCTGGAGCGGGCTGTTGCTGGCGCTGGGCAGCGCCGGTTGCGCCAAAGTCGGGCCGCCCGTGCCTCCGCCGCGTTTCACGCTGGCGGCGGCCGGTGAGCCAACTGCAACCCAGTACGGCGACCAGATTGTGGTGCGCTTTGTCGCCACCGACCGGGCCGCGCGCGCCGATATTCTGCGCCGGATTGAACCCCGCAACGCCCCGCTGGCGCTGCCGGAAGACCGCTTTGTGCAGGACGCGCGGCTTATCGGGTCGCTTACCGGTCAGGAGTTGTCTTCCGGCGCAGGGCCGGCCTACGCGGATGCCTTCGACCCCCAAGACACAAGCTGGAAAGACAAACGGATTCGGTATGCCATCCGGCTGGTGGATGCCCGTGGGCGCCCGTCTCCCCTGTCGGGATATGCCCTGGTCTATCCGGCGCTGTCCGTGGCGCAGCCGCCACGCGATTTGCAGGCCGCAGTCACTCAGGAAGCCATCCGTCTTCAGTGGCAACCGCCGGAGCAGAACCTTGACGCCTCTCCGGCAACGGAGGTGCGCTTCAACGTCTATCGGCGCGCTGCCGGAAGCGCCGTGGAATCCCGGCGCAACAGTGCACCTCTGCCCACCCCCCAGTTTGCTGAGACGGACTTCACGTTTGGCGAGGAGTATGAGTACGTCGTGCGGGCGGTGAGCTACGTTCAGGGCGCGCCAGTGGAGAGCCGCCCGTCGCCAGCGTTACGGGTCCGCCCCGTGGACACCTTCCCGCCGGCCGCCCCAACCAACGTGACCGGCGCTTCCGCGGCCGGCATCGTCAATCTCTTTTTTCCGTCAAGCCCGGAGAAGGACCTGCGGGGCTACATCATCTATCGCCGCGAACGCGGCACGAATGACCCACCGACCCGGCTGACGCCCACCCCCATCCAGCGTACGACTTTCCAGGACCTGACCGGCGTACGCGGCAGGGTCTATCTCTACTTCGTCACGGCCGTGGATGTGTTCGGGAATGAAAGCGAACGGTCACAGCCCGTTGAGGTGGAAGTCGTGCCCTGA
- a CDS encoding S8 family serine peptidase, which yields MLHLNLPYWDEREGICRDCLDRFTHARSRVSLYLPTPGGTSLPKFKILPTPLRLGASPRYTGRGVTIAFLDSGFYPHPDITQPVNRILHYHNVLTRRADPAELATPDDSSWHGLMTSVVAAGNGFLSKGLYRGIASSAKLVLVKVGTTRRIYHDDIRRGLDWVYRHRHRFGIRIVNISCGGDYEASYLTDPLSQAAERLVKAGVVVVAASGNAGHQREHPVLPPASAPSVIAVGGFDDKNTLDPNEHDVYHSSYGVTVDGLQKPEIIAPSIWIAAPILPGTPTAQQAALYEQLSRAPDGELRAILARHTGIDAELDAAAHLEPYQLRLLVEGKMRNEKVISGHYKHVDGTSFAAPIVSSIVAQMLEVNPRLTPQQVKRILIRTARRLPNIEADRQGWGVVNARLAVAAALNGGDILPSGHDFHLNGL from the coding sequence ATGCTGCATCTCAATCTGCCTTACTGGGATGAGCGCGAAGGCATCTGCCGCGACTGCCTCGACCGTTTTACCCATGCCCGGTCACGGGTAAGTCTTTATCTGCCCACTCCCGGCGGAACATCTCTGCCCAAGTTCAAAATTCTGCCCACCCCCCTGCGGCTTGGGGCGAGTCCCCGCTACACAGGCCGCGGTGTGACCATTGCTTTTCTGGATTCGGGCTTTTATCCGCACCCGGACATCACCCAGCCGGTCAACCGCATTCTCCACTACCACAACGTGTTGACGCGGCGGGCTGACCCTGCCGAGTTGGCCACGCCGGATGACTCCAGTTGGCATGGTTTGATGACCTCGGTTGTGGCGGCGGGCAATGGCTTCCTGTCCAAGGGGCTGTATCGCGGGATTGCTTCGAGCGCGAAACTGGTGCTGGTCAAGGTCGGCACCACCCGCCGGATTTACCACGACGACATCCGGCGTGGTTTGGACTGGGTGTACCGCCACCGGCACCGCTTTGGTATCCGCATTGTCAACATTTCCTGCGGCGGCGATTATGAAGCCTCGTACCTGACGGATCCGCTCTCCCAAGCGGCCGAACGGCTGGTCAAGGCCGGCGTGGTGGTGGTGGCGGCCAGTGGCAATGCCGGACACCAGCGGGAGCATCCTGTCCTACCGCCGGCCAGTGCTCCGTCGGTCATTGCCGTCGGCGGTTTTGACGACAAAAACACCCTCGACCCCAACGAACACGACGTGTATCACTCCAGTTACGGCGTGACGGTGGACGGTCTTCAGAAGCCCGAAATCATTGCACCGAGCATCTGGATTGCCGCGCCCATTCTGCCGGGGACGCCGACCGCCCAGCAGGCCGCCCTGTATGAGCAACTCAGCCGCGCGCCGGATGGCGAACTCCGCGCCATTCTGGCCCGGCACACCGGGATTGACGCCGAACTCGATGCCGCCGCGCACCTGGAGCCGTACCAACTGCGCCTGCTGGTGGAAGGCAAGATGCGCAACGAAAAGGTCATTTCCGGGCACTACAAACACGTGGACGGCACTTCATTTGCCGCACCGATTGTTTCTTCCATCGTGGCCCAGATGCTGGAAGTCAATCCGCGCCTGACGCCGCAGCAGGTCAAGCGCATTCTCATCCGTACGGCGCGGCGGTTGCCCAACATCGAAGCCGACCGCCAGGGGTGGGGCGTGGTCAATGCGCGGCTGGCCGTGGCGGCCGCGCTCAATGGCGGCGACATCCTGCCTTCAGGGCACGACTTCCACCTCAACGGGCTGTGA